The Coleofasciculus sp. FACHB-1120 DNA segment ATCCCCCTGAGTGAGGCACAAGGCAAGAGACCAATAGCGTTTTGGATATACCAGGCAAGGGGCAATAGGCAAATCTATCCTGGAAATAGGAAATGCGGTTAACTAACCGAAACTTTATTGACAAAAACTCAAAAATTTGCTCATTTGGGAGCCTTCCCTTGCCTACCGGCGGTTTAAACCAGCTAACAACTAAATTGCAGTGCTTACTGGAAAAGATGGCACAAATCGCTCGGCAGGGGCATGACGTTGGGGATCGAGTTTTCTACGATGAAACTAAAGTGAGAGCGATCGCGCAACTCGCTGGTCTCGGAAGGATGAGTTTTGGTGTGATTCCCTTAATTTTCAAGGAACACAACCAACCTTTCTCTCATCACCAAAGTGGGATGCACCCGTTTTCGATTTCCGCACGGCATCTGCAAAACGCTGTAGTTCTAGTTAGGGCACTCGCCTTAACTGAAGACAAGACAACCAGCGTCCGCTTGCGTTTTCTAGCGCTAGGCGCTAAGCGTCCTCAATGAGTTGCGAGAATCAAAGCTAATCGCTCAGGGCGAAAGTTTTCTTCTTCCGGCTTCACACCGTATACTTCTAATTCACACCTGATACTTCCGACCATGCTACAGGACTCTCAAACCATCCGCTACTACCAAAGACTCACCGACGCCCTCGTCGAAATGTGGAATCGGGGTTATCGTTTTGATGATTTGCGGCTGTTTTTAGATGGCTATCTCGCAGCTATGCGTCATTCTAACGTTCTGGAACCCTTTCTCATCCACCGCTTAGAAGAAGAAGTTACCCGTTACATTTACGATCCATCCAACTTTGACATGACCCAGACTCAACCTAAATCGGACTATTATTAGTTCGGATTAGCTGCCTTGGTCAAGCTGAGGCTATCAGCGTCAGGCTTGCCATCGTTACCTGTGGATAATGTTGTTAGATTGCCCGCAGGGATAAAGTTTGGGTAGAAAACAGCGATCTTCCGGGTGCTAATTATCTTTGACGTTCAGCAGCTTCGTAATTTTTATACAGCCGATCGGGAAAAATTTGAAAAAAGAGCGATCGCCCTTAGTATCTCTTACTCTCTAGTCCAGTCAATGATTTTATTTAGGATAATTCAGGCTGCACAGCTTTTGAATCAGCTTTAAAATTTAGGCGCAAGTTATCCTAAAAACAGTAAAAATTCCCTCCTTGATTCTTCAAATGAAGAACCAGGAGGGAATTTTCAGTTCGTATCCCAAAGCTTTAGGAAGCTAAGGCAACTTCAACCATTTCCTGCAACTCGCCCTTTTGGTACAGTTCAATCAGGATGTCTGAGCCGCCGACAAACTGACCATCAACGTAAACCTGGGGAATGGTAGGCCAATTAGAATATTCCTTAATTCCCTGCCGGATTTCCCAGTCGTCCAAAATATCAATCGTGTGGTAGGGTACGCCCAAAGTATTCAGAATTTGTACCACATTGTTAGAAAAACCACACTGGGGCATCAGCTTATTGCCCTTCATAAAGACCACAATTTTATGCTCTTTGAGCAAGCTGTCAATCCGCTCTTTTAATTCTGGCGTCATAGTTCTGCTTGGAATGCCTCTGTTTTCTAGTGTAATGCCAGTGCGTGAGAACGCAATTTTTATTCAGGTTCAACCTTGCTTGGTAGCAGCCTCCCAATCTTGGGGAGTATAGGTTTTTAGTGCTAAAGCATGAATTGCTTCTGTAGCCATGGCTGGCTGCACCGCACCGTAAACCAGTTGATGCTGTTGTACAAGCCTTTTGCCTTCAAACTGCGACGAAACCACTGTCACCTGGTAATGGTCGCCACCGCCAGTCAGATCCTGAACTTGAATCTGGGCATCTGGCATTTTGGCTTTGATCATCGCCTCTACCTGATCTGGGCTAACCATCTAAACTCCCGTTTCACTTCAAGTTGCTAATTCTAATCTATCGTTTAGGTGCAGAGGAAGAGGAGTTTGAGCGATCGCTCGAAGAACTAGCCGGTGCAGAATCAGGAGCATCGATAAACCCAATTTCTAGCAACTGCTGATAAGCTTTTTTGCCCAGATCCCGTGTCGGCTGCTGACTGCGAACAATCTGAATTAACAAAGGTACTGCCAAATCTGGCTGATTTTGCGCTCGATGGACCAGCGCCAGCTGATAAGTTGCCCGATCTCGAAGTTGAGCCGCTTCTACAGCCTTGCGGCGCTGGCTCTCGTAAACTCGATTATCAATTCCCGAAAAACTAGAACCCAGTTGTTGATAGAAATTGGACAACTGGTTGAACACCTGACGAGCCTCTTGGAGCTTCTTGGCAGCTAGAGTATAGTTCTGCGAAGATACAGCACTATCTGCCTCACTCAGCAAACGGTTCCCTCCTGCCATACTCAATAAGCCACTGTCCGGATCGATCGGGCGTAGATTGTTGGGGTCGGTTAAGTCTGGTTGTGTTTGGCTGGTGTCTTCTGGTAGAGCAGGGATTTGGTTCTGAGCCTGCACGGGGGGTTGTAGCAGAGCCAAAGACACTGTTAAAGGTAGACCAGCAAGGCAGGTAAAACCGAGGCGACGAGCAGTTCCAGAAGATACCATAAAATAACCCTATTAGGGGGCTGAAAACAGAATGATGACAAACTTTGGGTATCTTAACATTGTCGGACTCACCAAGTTTAAGACCAGCCACTGCTAAATTCCCAAAGTCATGCCCTGTTTAGATTGACAAAACGATAAAAAAGTTTCCGAATATTCTTTAATAATATAAAAAATAAGGGTAGAGATTTTCCGCACCAAAGCTCGAATATCCCCAGAGCAATTCCATCTAATCTGATAAAAGACTGCAAATTTGGGCAGAGTCAAGGATTTCAACTGGGTATGTAGTCTTGTTCCGTCAACTTGCACCTTGTCCCTGATGGTTGAAATCGCCGTCACCCGTTCATCTCGCGCTAGAAGTTCCCCTAAGGGTTGATGCGCTATTTTTGGCTTAAATGCAGATAATCGGGCGATCGCGCGATCGGCTTCAGTCCGTAGCGATTTCCCAGCACCTCAATATCTTGTACACGAACAGGATATTGAACGGGTTGATGCAGCGATAGTGATCGCATCTTCTATGATCTTGCCCGATATGATGGTTCCCTCTGCTCGTGCAGTATCGAAGCCGCATCTATCTATCGCGGGGTTGCTTACTTGCTCTCTTTCAACCACTCATTAAGTAGCACTTTTGTGGATTTATTTGAAGTAGATGAATATTTAGTACGAGCTGCTAGCAAATCAAGTAGCAATCGCACTTCAATTTTCGAGAAGGATTTGTTTCCAGCCTTCAAAAAACTTTCAATTAATCTCTGCGGCTCAACTCAGAAGCCAGCCAAAAAGGACTATCAAGTAGTTATTTTAAGGGGCAGAATAACAGGAGAAATAGGAAACGATTAGGCAAAACTAAGAAGCCGAGGTAAAGAATATCAAAGAGTTAGAGGCGTTAGCTAAACGGGAAACCGATGCTTGGAAGGATGTCGCTCGGCTACTAGAAAAATCCCAGGCGCAAGCTCATGATGAAGCAGTGAACTTACTTTTAAAGCTTCAAGGTTTAGCACTCTATTGAAACCAAAAGCTGGTCTTTTGGACACGTCTAAACCAAATTTACGAGCAATACAGTAGACGCCTGCTTTTATAAAACGTTTAAATAATGTAGGTTTGATATAAACCTACATCTTGCTTCCAATCGCTCAATGCCAGGAATAGCAGCAATTTCGCAGTTGAACTGGCGTCAAGATGACAACGTCTTTTCAAGGCAAACGCTACCCTTAAGCCCTATGCGGATTGCTTCTATTTCCGACCAACCCATTCATGAAATCCCCTTTATTACCGCTGCTGCGGCAGGTCATCTCCAGGTGGTTGAGCAAGTTTTACCGATTTTATCGGCAGAAGCTGACTCACTTCCACCTGGCTTAGACGCCATCATCATCGCTAGCGATTTACAGGGTATCAATCCCACAGATGGACGCCTTCTCGGTCATCGTGTCGCGGAAGAATTAGAAACTTTAGCGAACCTGGGACGGATTCCATCACCACAGAAAACAGGAATTATCTTGGCAGGCGATCTTTACGCACGAAGTGATAAGCGTGGCGGTGAGGGAGATGTCCGCGAAGTCTGGCAATCTTTCAGTCGTCGTTTTCGTTGGGTTGCTGGAGTTGCAGGAAACCATGACATCTTGGGAAACACGCCAGAGGAAATTCAAACCTTTAAAAAGGGGCGAGGTATCCGCTATTTAGATGGTGAAATCGCTGTGGTTGATGGATTTCGTATCGCTGGCATCTCAGGGATTATCGGCAAGCCTACTAAACTTTGGCGTCGTTCAGAAAAAGATTTTCATCAAGCCCTTCGCCAACTGCTCAAGGAATTACCCAATATCCTAATTTTGCATGAAGGCCCCAACGATCCAGAGGCGAAACTTATGGGAAATCAGTCAATTCGTGCTGAACTTGCCGCAGCGAACGAGTTGTTAGTCATTTGTGGTCACTCTCATTGGAAGGTGCCGATGACTACTTTATTCCCAGGAGTCCAAGTTCTCAATGTAGACAGCCGCGTTGTTGTCCTGACTGGAGCAAAGTCAGAATAATTGGTTATAAATTTTTTTCAAGGGCAAAGGGGGCAAGGGAATGAATCATCTACGGAAAAATCAGCTTTCTCCCACTCCTGCACTCTCCCGCTCCTTTAGTCAAATCTAAAAAACCTATCCTTGTGAGGGGGTTTGGTCTGCTTTATCCGGAAAGTATTGATCCTAATAGGGTAGAAAACGAGCGTTCGTTTACAGTCTAATTGTCATGAGGATCTAGATTTTAGATAAAAAGTAAGTAATAGAGTCAAAAATTTGCTTTCTTCTAGCCGCTAGAAATTCGACAAACACAAGCATCAGCATTCGTGAAGAAGGGGAAGGGGTCGTGGAGTGGATAGAACCACTAAAGAAAGCGCACCAGACGCACCTATTGAGGACACAGATGTTTGGGCAGGGGCAAGATAGTTTGAGTGTCAAACCTGGGGATTGGTCATGGCCTTTCTGGCTGGCTGTACCACTCTACCCATACAGTCGGCGGCGGACAATCCGCAAAGAAGTCGTGAAGGACACGATCTGGACTTTTGACCAGATGCAGGGCATCCTCTACACTGTCGTACCGATTCGCATGACCGTCGTTAAGCTCTCAGAAGGAGGTCTTCTCGTCTATGCCCCAGTTGCAGCGACCAAAGAGTGTATCCGGCTGGTTCAGGAGTTAGAGGCGAAATACGGCGATGTTAAGTACATCATCCTGCCAACTGCTTCTGGCTTAGAACACAAGGTCTTCGTGGGTCCGTTCGCCAGACGCTTTCCTGTGGCACAGGTGTTTGTGACTGAGAACCAATGGAGCTTTCCAGTGAATCTGCCGCTGAGTTGGCTTGGTTTCCCTAGCAAACGGACTCACGTACTTCCGGAGAATAGCAAGGATGCGCCCTTTGCTGAGGATTTTAATTATGCGGTGCTGAGCATCGACTTGGGGCGAGGGTCCTTTGAAGAAGTGGCTTTATTGCACAAGCGATCGCGCACGCTGCTGCTGACTGATTCGGTACTTTCGGTGCCAGAGTCTCCGCCAGAGATTGTCCAAGTTGACCCATATCCCTTGCTGTTCCACGCCAGAGATAGCGCCTTGGAACGGGTAGAAGATACTGAGGCGAATCGTCGCAAGGGATGGCAGCGCATTGCGCTGTTTGCTCTGTACCTACGTCCTAGCGCCTTGGAGATGAGCGGGCAGGGGCAAGCTTTGCGCGATGCCCTGAAAGCACCGGATCGGTCAAAGAAGGCGTATTTCGGTTGGTTTCCCTTTAAATGGAAGGCTCAGTGGCAGCAGTCCTTTGAGGCTCTGCGAGGGGGCGGTCGCCCGTTCGTGGCACCGATTCTGCAATCGTTCATTTTCACCCAAGCGCCTCAGGCAGTTCTTGATTGGGCAGACGAGGTAGCAAGCTGGAATTTCCAGCGAATTATTCCCTGCCACTTTGATGCGCCGATTCAGGCAACTCCCCATGAGTTCCGGCGGGCGTTCACCTTCCTGAAGAAGAAGTCTTCTATCGGTGAGGGTTTCTTGGGGGCTGGAAGTCAGCCTTTGCCTGAGGAGGACTTTGAATTTATCCGGGAACTGGAAGTAAATTTGACTAAGCGCGGCATCACATCGCCACAGAAGGAAAAGGTATGAGTCGGTGATTTTTACAATTAGGTTCTTAGCCTGAATATACTTCAATCACTATACCCCCAACTCTTCCTTCGTCAGCTCTGCATTTGATTCCATCTATATAGCAGAAGTGGCTTTTGTATTCTTCTTCGTCGTTGCTGTCTGCATAATATGCGATGTATCCACCTGACATGGAACTATTGTAAAAATGCAGTTTTCTGCCACTAATATCTGTCGCTTTGCTGCGACAGTCACCACAAATGTATTCCGGGTATCTAAGAGAAGGCGTCACCTCAGTATGGCAAATGGGACAGGTTTGTGTAGTCATGCTCAAAACTATTTCTATACCTGCTATGACTATAATCTCAACTTAATTGAAACAACTGCTCAATAAGACGGGCAGGAATATGTTGATTAAGTATTGCTGTAGGACTAATTACCCTGACTAACATAGGAGCGGAGCGCTCGCTTCTCCTGCTGCTTCGGCTTTGGGCGAGTATATTTAATTTATCAAACACAAAGAAAGGGCGAACAGCCGTTCGCCCCTACAAAGAATATGTACTTCAGTGGCTGAAAACTTCCATAAGTTAAGTCGTTGGGTTAGTTTACAAAACTAGGAGACCATCCACCTCCCTGCAATTGGCGAATAAACCCCATTAACTGTTGCATTTGTTCAACAAAAACCTCTTTCAGCTCTGGCGTAGGTTGTCCTTCATACTCAGCCTTTTTGTAGGTTTTCATTGTCTCGATATAGGTAACTGCCAAAAATCCCGTGGCAAGAGTTGTAGTAATTGCCGTAAGGCATGATAGGATTGGCAAACCACTTACGAGCTTACAATCACCAAGACCTGACAGCATCTCCACTAACTGTTCCTTAAAAGGTAATGTTCCTGCTGCATGTTCCAGTCTTGTCGTAAGATGAAATAGTACGTCTTTAACTGTTTGAATATTGTTGTAGTCAATTCCTGGTAAGTTCTTGAGAGCTTCTTCAATAAAATTGTCGAAACCGACTGCACCAACGCTTACTGCACACAATTCAGTCAAAAGAGTCCGCTCAAACTGATAACCAAAACTTTTAGAAATATCGGCGAACATCCAAACTTGCAACCCTGATGCGGTAGTTTTTTTTAAAATTGAAATAGGCAAAAATTGAGACGCTAGAACTTTAGTACATCCATCTCTACACCAGCCAAAGGCTAAATTTGCTTTAGCGTTCACTGTATTCAAAATTGCTTTTTGAGCGATTTCCTCAAGCATATCTTCAGTTGCATCTAGCAAAGCATCTAAACCATAAGAATTAATGTCATAGTGATGTGTTGTTTCTCTCCTTGCCATAATTGGTACAACATTCCGAATACTCGGAATACTTTCCAAGTAAGAGTGTAACCAGTCTTTCTCAACACCTGAGGCACGAGTAATAACAGCGATAACTGGCAATTCTTTGGCAATTGAAGCAATCCACTGCTGTTCAATTTGAGATTCTCTCACAACATGAGAGTCCACACAGTACCATACAGCATGAATCTGGTCTTCCGGTTCTTTTTGATTCTTTTGTTTGATGAAATTGGCAATATCTTGCTTTACCTTCTCGCGTTGCTTTTTGCCCGTCTCAAGCCCAGGTGCGTCGTACACAGCAATTGGCAATCCTGGCTTAGTATATGGCTTATCGGAAATAGCTGGAGTGACAGAGTTGCTGATTGGAATTTGGAATAGGCTACTAATCAGTGTACTTTTTCCAACACCAGTATTTCCAATAACTAGAACGTTACAACGCTTAAATTGACTTAAAGCTTGTGGAAATTTCTTGCCAAAGTTCAACACCGTCATATAGAAGCTACAGCTCTCTAGTTTGTATACTTTTGTCACTGTAGCCATCGCCAAGTCGTTTAGGCATCCGTGTTTTCCGCAGAGCTTCTAGAGGAGGTATCAGCTATTTTGAGGAAAAGACGGTAATGAAATTAAAATTTACCCTCTTGCAAAACACTAATCTTGGGCGCAGGGGAAGAGGATATTGCTGAGGCGATCGCAATAGATAGCACAGGCGAGAATTATTACAATTGAGAGAACTATCAACCCTATTGCTACTTATGCTAAAAACTGTCGAAGGAATTTATCAGAACGGACAAATTGAACTTGCCGAACTGCCACAGGATGTGAGCGATCGCACCCAAGTTCTGATCACCTTTCTCGATCCGGGCAAAATCGATCCCACCAAAGTACGCCAACTAATCGATCAGTTAGAAACGATTGCAGGTATTCAGCAAGGCTTTGAGGAACTAGAGCGCAGTCAAACTCGCCCTATTGGAGATTTCATCCAAGAAATGCAGCAAAAGTATGACATTTCAGGTTGAAATTACCCCGATTGCTGAAGCTCAGATCGAGCAAGCCTACCAATGGTATCGAGAGCGTAATCCCGAATTTGCCGATCGCTGGTTTCGAGGGTTGATGAACGCGATCGCAACACTCCAAGAGAAACCCCAGCGCTGTGCCTTAGCAGTTGAACACGAAATTTTTACCGAGGAAGTCCGGCAGTTACTTTACGGGAAAGCCAAAAATATATATCGAGTGTTGTTTACTATTCGAGATACTACAGTCTATGTATTGTACGTCCGCCATAGTGTTCAAGCACCATTAACTGTAGATGACCTAGACGATATAGGAGATGAAGTTTAAATAGGTCGTCGGTGAGGGTGCCGGTTCGAGGTTATTATCGGTGGGGAAATTTCTTCCCTTAATCATCAACCTGATTCGCCTTCAGTAAAGGGTAAGCGTTACCCAGCAAATCTTTGTAAATGTTGGGTTTCGTGGAATAGCACACAAGTTTTTAGTTTAATTGTTTTCACTGAATTAGTTTCAAAATCGGTTGAGAAAAGATAGCGATCGCTTTCATATTCACGCATCAACATTCTGAAGTCCAGCGACTTTTCGATAGATGGAGGCAATATCGCAGCGAAAATCGATACTTTCAGAGCAAACTTCATCTCCTTGGCGGTAAATTTGAGAAACCCAATCGCCTGAGTCGGAAAGGCGAAAACACTCGACACTCATCTGAGATTGATGAATTAACACATATTCTCGTAAAGATGGCGACGTTTGATAGTCAGCAAATTTCTCTCCTCTGTCAAAAGCTGCTGTTGAGGGAGATAGCACTTCAATGACCAAAATGGGATAGAGGATGAAGTCATCTGTAGAGTTTGTATCCCGTTCATCGCAAGTTACTGCAACATCGGGATAATAATAGCAGTCTGCTGACTCTAGCCTAACTTTGATATCCGAGGAGAGAACAAGGCAAGGACTATTATTGAGGTGATTGCCCAATATTCTTACTAGGTTGCTAGCAATAATAATATGAGGCTTCTTTGCCCCTAACATTGCATAAACTTGCCCTCGCCTATACTCATGTTTGATAGGGCTGACTTGCTCTCCCTCTAGATAATCTTCTTTTGAGATGTAGAATTTTTTGCTAATAGTCATTGGGTATTTTTTTAAAACGAGTGGCTACTTCGGCAATCTGTAACCAACTTTAACAAAGCATTGCCGAGCTTGGCTTCAGATTCAGTTGACACAAGTAAAGAGCGATCGCTCATTTGTTACTGACGGTTGTATACCCGGAAACACACCTGATTCATCCTGTACTCCCCTAGATAGAGAAAGGGAAAGTAACGACCGTAGAACTTGTTAAAGTAGTGATACTGTGGGGTCTTAATGCAGTCGTTTTTAAAGCGATCGCTACCAGCGCAACCTTCCAACCCTCTCGGCAAGAAACGCTCGGCTCAGACGCGCTACTTGTGGATCAACAGCAACTCAAAGCCCTCAAAAAGGAATTAATATGGGCTGGTTTGCCAGTTTCCGAGCAATTCTAAAAACAAAAATTAGAAATTGATCGAACTGCAAAAATATAGACAAGGATGGAAATGGCATCTACCCGCAGGTATGTCAGCCAGGTAATTCATTGATAGTTGATATAGATACAACAATGATCCCCTCGAACGAAGCTGAGCGGCTCGCCGCAGTAAGTCGCTACGACATTCTTGACACACCTCCGGATGGAGCATTTGACCGAATTACAGCCCTAGCTGCCCGGTTTTTTAATGTCTCGATTTCCATCATTAGCATCGTTGACCATGACCGAATCTGGTTTAAATCCCATCATGGGCTAGAAGTTCAGCAAATTGAACGGGAACCTGGACTGTGTGCCAGTGCGATTTTGCAACAAGAAGTTTACACCGTGCTGGATGCCCGAATAGATCCCCGCACGTTAGCGAATTCCTTAGTAGCTGGGGAATTTGGACTTCGCTTTTACGCGGCAGCTCCCTTGCACACACGCGATGGTTTCAACTTAGGAACTATCTGTGTAATCGACCATCAACCCCGTCAAGTTACCGAGGCAGAAAAGCAAACCCTCAAAGACTTAGCTGCTATTGTCGTTGATGAATTGGAACTGCGACTTGCCGCTCAAAAAGCCGTACAAACTGAAGTTGCCCTGCGAATGGCAGCATTGGAGGCAACACGATCTAAAAGCGAATTTCTGGCAATGATGAGCCATGAAATTCGGACTCCGATGAACGGAGTAATTGGAATGGCGGGACTACTATTGGATACAGAACTAACGTTCCAGCAACGAAAGTTTGTCGAGATTATCAGTAGCAGTGGTAATTCCTTACTAACAATTATTAACGACATTCTCGACTTTTCAAAAATCGAAGCTGGGAAACTGGAATTAGAAGAACAACCTTTAACCTTGTTAGATTGCATTGAAGCTGCCTTAGATTTACTCGCTCCTCATGCTTGTGAAAAAGGCTTGGAACTTGCTTACCGAATTGAGACAGGAACCCCTAGCATCTTGCTGGGGGATGAAGTTAGAGTGCGCCAAGTTTTGGTGAATTTGCTGAGTAATGCGGTTAAATTCACGTCTGCCGGGGAAGTTGTGGTTTCAGTAACAGCAACCGAAGTTATGGTTAATCGGGAATCGACAATCAGTAACTGGCAAGAAAACCGATCGCAGATTTCTCCTGATTCATTACCCAATACGTATTACGAAATCCAATTTTCTGTGCAAGATACCGGAATTGGTATTCCTTCAGAGCGAATGCATCGGTTATTTAAGTCGTTTAGCCAGGTTGAATCTTCTACCAGCCGTCAATATGGGGGCACGGGGTTGGGGCTGGTGATTAGCAAACGCTTGAGTGAAATGATGGGGGGTCGGATGTGGGTTGAAAGTGAAGTTGGAAGCGGCTCCACCTTTTATTTTACGATCATCGCCCAATCTTTTCCTGGCTGTCCGCTTGTCGAACTTAATGCTGTCCAGCCGCAGTTATCTGGAAAACGGCTGTTGATTGTGGATAACAATGCTACCAGCCGCCAGAATTTGATTTTACAAACGCAATCTTGGGGAATGATGACGAAGGCAACTGAATCGGGTGCCCAAGCTTTAAACTGGCTTCGTCAAGGTGAGCGTTTTGATGCGGCAATTCTCGATAGGCAAATTTTAGGCATGGATGCCTTGAGCCTAGCGACAGAAATTCGCTCCTTACCGAATGCTCAAGTATTACCCGTGGTGATGTTGACTACGTTTGGTAAAGAAGCAGGAGAAAAACAGTTAGATAAAGTAAAATTTGCAACCTGCCTGAATAAGCCAATTAAACAATCTCAGCTTTACAATACCTTGAGCGATCTGTTGACACAAGAGCCGATAAAGGTGCAACACACGCCCTTTCCTTTACCTGAGCTTCAGCTCCAATTTGCCGAAAGTCTTCCCCTACGAATTCTTGTAGCCGAGGACAATCGGGTAAACCAGAAGGTTGCTTTGCACTTACTTCAACAGTTGGGGTATCGAGCCGATGTTGTTGAAAATGGCTTAGAAGTGCTAGAAGCCTTGCAGCGTCAACCCTACGATCTGGTACTAATGGATGTGCAGATGCCAGACATGGATGGGTTAGAGGCGAGTCGTAACATCTGCCAAGAAGGGTTGGCAACCAGTAGCACTAAAAAACCTTGGATTATTGCCATGACGGCAAATGTGATGCAAGGCGATCGCGAAGCGTGTCTAGAAGCTGGCATGGACGACTATATCAGCAAGCCACTGCGAAAAGAAGAGTTAGTTCAGGCTTTGCTGAGGTATAAAAAAGCAGGGACGTGGGCGAGTAGGGGAGACAAAAAGATAGAGAGCGAAGCCGCTACTCCACGTAATACTGAGTCTGGTCTGGGTAGTGAAGTAACAGGATCATTCAGTACTCCTATTGATGCGAAGACCTTGGAAGCATTTGCTAAAACAGTGGGAGGGAACGCCTCAAATTTATTAACTCAATTGATTAATTGCTATTTAGAAGATGCTCCTAAACTGCTGCAAGCAATGGGAGCGGGGGTAAGTGACAAGGATGCGATCGCGCTCAGGCACGCATCTCATACCTTGAGAGCCAGCAGTGCGTCTCTTGGTGCAATACAATTGGCTACTTTGTGTACACAGCTCGAAGCGATGAGTCGAGCTGGAGAAATTGCAGGTGCATCCAAAATTGTTGTACAGATCAAAACAGAGTATGAAAAGGTGAAGGCGGCTTTGCAGATGGAAGCACAATCGAGCCAGCGATGAATATTACTTGCCATGAATCAGATTCCTCCCTCGTCCTGATTGTTGACGACGACCGATTCACGCGGATGCAGCTGCGTGGCATGATGGAGCAAGAAGGCTACACAGTAGTAGAGGCAAGTGATGGAGAAGAAGGCTTAGCTGTCTACATGAGCCTACATCCAGATATTGTGTTGCTAGATGCATTGATGCCAATTATGGATGGTTTTACTTGCTGTAGCCAGTTAAGATCGCTTCCTCAAGGCGATCGCACACCTGTCTTAATCATTACCAGCCTTGATGACCGAGAATCCGTCAATCAGGCATTTGAGGCAGGTGCTACCGATTACGTGACTAAGCCGGTTCACTGGGCAGTGTTGCGCCAACGGATGCGTCGTCTCCTCCAAGCGAGTCGAGCAACAGAAGAATTACGACAGCAAAATCAGCAACAACGGCTCATGGGAGCGATGCTAGAACGCATCCGCCAGTCTTTGAACTTAGAGGAAATTCTCAGTACTACAGCCAACGAAGTCCGGCAATTTCTTCAAACCGATCGAGTGATTATTTATCGCTTCAATCCGGATTGGAGTGGCATCGTAGAGGTGGAATCTGTAGATGAACGCTGGACTGCTATCTTAGGGCAAACCATTTTAGATCCGTGCTTTGCGAGTAGCTATGTCGAGCCTTACAAACACGGTCGTATCCGAGCTACGGAGGATATCCACAACGCTGGTTTGAAACAGTGTTACATCGATTTAGTCTCTCAGTTGCAAGTTAAAGCGAATTTGGTGGTGCCCATCCTGCAAAATAGAGCTGAGGGGCAAGAACTCAAAACGGAAGAAGGGGAGTCGGGAAGCTCCCAGCCTTTACCCCTCAGCACGGATAACACTGAACTATGGGGGCTGTTGATTGCTCATCACTGTTCGCAACCCCGACAATGGCAAGCGTGGGAAATTGACTTCCTTTCTGCGTTGGCAACCCAAGTAGCGATCGCCATCCAACAATCTGAACTTTACCAACAGGTGCAGCGGCTCAATACAAACCTCGAACACCAGGTACAGGAACGCACTAGTCAGTTGCAGCAAGCTCTCAAGTTTGAAGCGATGCTTAAACGCATTACTGATAAAGTGCGTGACAGCCTTGATGAAAGCCATATTTTGCAAACAGCCGT contains these protein-coding regions:
- the grxD gene encoding Grx4 family monothiol glutaredoxin, which encodes MTPELKERIDSLLKEHKIVVFMKGNKLMPQCGFSNNVVQILNTLGVPYHTIDILDDWEIRQGIKEYSNWPTIPQVYVDGQFVGGSDILIELYQKGELQEMVEVALAS
- a CDS encoding GTPase, with product MATVTKVYKLESCSFYMTVLNFGKKFPQALSQFKRCNVLVIGNTGVGKSTLISSLFQIPISNSVTPAISDKPYTKPGLPIAVYDAPGLETGKKQREKVKQDIANFIKQKNQKEPEDQIHAVWYCVDSHVVRESQIEQQWIASIAKELPVIAVITRASGVEKDWLHSYLESIPSIRNVVPIMARRETTHHYDINSYGLDALLDATEDMLEEIAQKAILNTVNAKANLAFGWCRDGCTKVLASQFLPISILKKTTASGLQVWMFADISKSFGYQFERTLLTELCAVSVGAVGFDNFIEEALKNLPGIDYNNIQTVKDVLFHLTTRLEHAAGTLPFKEQLVEMLSGLGDCKLVSGLPILSCLTAITTTLATGFLAVTYIETMKTYKKAEYEGQPTPELKEVFVEQMQQLMGFIRQLQGGGWSPSFVN
- a CDS encoding metallophosphoesterase, giving the protein MPGIAAISQLNWRQDDNVFSRQTLPLSPMRIASISDQPIHEIPFITAAAAGHLQVVEQVLPILSAEADSLPPGLDAIIIASDLQGINPTDGRLLGHRVAEELETLANLGRIPSPQKTGIILAGDLYARSDKRGGEGDVREVWQSFSRRFRWVAGVAGNHDILGNTPEEIQTFKKGRGIRYLDGEIAVVDGFRIAGISGIIGKPTKLWRRSEKDFHQALRQLLKELPNILILHEGPNDPEAKLMGNQSIRAELAAANELLVICGHSHWKVPMTTLFPGVQVLNVDSRVVVLTGAKSE
- a CDS encoding BolA family transcriptional regulator, with translation MVSPDQVEAMIKAKMPDAQIQVQDLTGGGDHYQVTVVSSQFEGKRLVQQHQLVYGAVQPAMATEAIHALALKTYTPQDWEAATKQG
- a CDS encoding DUF6761 family protein, producing the protein MLQDSQTIRYYQRLTDALVEMWNRGYRFDDLRLFLDGYLAAMRHSNVLEPFLIHRLEEEVTRYIYDPSNFDMTQTQPKSDYY
- a CDS encoding Uma2 family endonuclease, whose protein sequence is MTISKKFYISKEDYLEGEQVSPIKHEYRRGQVYAMLGAKKPHIIIASNLVRILGNHLNNSPCLVLSSDIKVRLESADCYYYPDVAVTCDERDTNSTDDFILYPILVIEVLSPSTAAFDRGEKFADYQTSPSLREYVLIHQSQMSVECFRLSDSGDWVSQIYRQGDEVCSESIDFRCDIASIYRKVAGLQNVDA
- a CDS encoding DUF4336 domain-containing protein; translation: MFGQGQDSLSVKPGDWSWPFWLAVPLYPYSRRRTIRKEVVKDTIWTFDQMQGILYTVVPIRMTVVKLSEGGLLVYAPVAATKECIRLVQELEAKYGDVKYIILPTASGLEHKVFVGPFARRFPVAQVFVTENQWSFPVNLPLSWLGFPSKRTHVLPENSKDAPFAEDFNYAVLSIDLGRGSFEEVALLHKRSRTLLLTDSVLSVPESPPEIVQVDPYPLLFHARDSALERVEDTEANRRKGWQRIALFALYLRPSALEMSGQGQALRDALKAPDRSKKAYFGWFPFKWKAQWQQSFEALRGGGRPFVAPILQSFIFTQAPQAVLDWADEVASWNFQRIIPCHFDAPIQATPHEFRRAFTFLKKKSSIGEGFLGAGSQPLPEEDFEFIRELEVNLTKRGITSPQKEKV
- a CDS encoding type II toxin-antitoxin system RelE/ParE family toxin; amino-acid sequence: MTFQVEITPIAEAQIEQAYQWYRERNPEFADRWFRGLMNAIATLQEKPQRCALAVEHEIFTEEVRQLLYGKAKNIYRVLFTIRDTTVYVLYVRHSVQAPLTVDDLDDIGDEV